AAGAACATGGAATCCATTTCCCGTAGTCGGTCTCtgctgcattttaaaaatgagacaCTCAACTAGTACACTGGAGCTTACTGTGCATCATGTGTAGCAGTTCTCTGACTAACACTGAAATGCCATTATGGAAAAGGAGCTGGTTCTCCTTGGCTTTTCTGACAGGATTCTTgtctcaagtgtgtgtgtatgtttatgtatttgtgtCTCATAACTCTTGTGTCACACAACCTTTTAACTCTTCTTCCTGCTGTCTTTTTCATTTGAATTGTATGGTATCACGTTGGCCTTGTGCAGGGAAACTCACTGCAGTTTGTGGTGGTTTGTTTTTCAGTAGTAAGACCTGAAATGTTTGAGGAACACAACCCAAAACATCTCACACAAATCATAGCAGCTGCTGCCTTCTTCTGTAGAGTCGACCAATACCACTGACTTTCTTTTTGATTCGATATCAAAGCTTTTTAAAAGTATTTCCTGTGCAGAAAGTGGAAATCTTTAGGTTTTATTAAGTGAGAACTGGTAATGCAGCCATCAACTTTTGTTACTATTTCCCATTTCCTTATTTTTGGGAAATGGAAAATAGTTATTTTTGTAATATACAGCTTTTTTGTGGTGGTAAGTTTTTTGCGAGAAGTGGACAGAGACAGATCAGAAGTAGATCCTATCCTTCCATTTATTTGCTTACATTTTTCCAAGCTTTCAACATCAAAAACattccattttaaagaaaataagttTAGCGCTACAAGTAAACTACAAATCAGCATCGATCCTCCCATCTGTGGCCCTCAGATGTGtttgtaaacacaaaaacatggcCTTTCACTTGTACTCATTTCTCCTCAAAGCTTGAGTCTCGACCCAGGCTATGAGATCCAGCTCCATCTGAATGTGGAACCCATGCACCTTAATCACAGGACACTCTCTGGATCATGTGTAGATTTGGTTTTAGGTGTAGATTAGTTTCTCTGAGTGATCAGTGGTACCTCTGAATCGTgtgttatagtaatgtaaatgcaACCTCATACAAAAGCACAAGAGCGCCATTAAGTCTTATTCATCAACTAAACGTGCACAAATTGGGGTTCTTTGATTGAGGATTTATCAGTGTTTTCAAAGCTGTAAatctgtttctctgccgtgtttgtatttgtgcatGTCACCAAATGTAGACCGTTTCATGCCTCTCTGTATCGAGTAATCGTTTATTGATTTTTTACTGGCTTTAACTCCTTATTAGCCTGGATCACATATGCTTCCAACAATCAGCATAAACATTTAAGGCATGATCTGTTTCACCTAAAATGTGGGGCCATTTAATGGTTAGTTCCCTATAATTTCTGCATCTTTACATAGACTATAGAACATGTCGATAAGTTTTATGACCATCTCTAAACTAATAGTACATGCTTTTAatcttttgatttttttatatataagctAAGAATTAAGTCCCTCCTCTTTAGCAACTCAACTTCCATGAAGCATAGTTAGTTACATTAACATTATTCATAGGCCTTTAATTGTTTCTTGGTTATTCTTGGCACATGAAATAAGTTGAGTTTATTTATAATTCCATTTGATAGcacctttaaaattacagctgttTTTATTGGGAATTTAGAGATAGTTGATCTCTGAAAATCCCCATTGTTTTGCGCAAGTATGGATGTAGCCTACCTAAGCCTGTGTACTTTGACTGGTCACATGATGCTGTGGTAATCTGCACTTTATACAATAAGTagcatttctttttaatttcatAACGGTAGTATTCTGGCACATTGTTCTTAGTAATTGTCAGCAATTCACTTCTTTAATCTGCATAGATGTATTTTGGGGTAAAACTATGGATAAAGCTCTCGCATTCTTGTGGCTGACTGTTATTCagttcatttttaattgcagTGTAATCATGAAGCATCGGTAGAGAGCCAGTAAACGCAATAGAGAAGAAGCACAGAATGTTTATACAATAATTATTTGCCAAATATGTCTTTACAATTGTTTGCTGTTTGCCTTGCCCTTAAGCTCTTCTGTTTAAAGGAGTTTTGAGTGAAACTTTGTCTGAGGCTTGTTTGATCCCCAGAGCAATCCAGGGGCATGAAAATGGGGCCTGTTGTATTTCTGTAATAAATGTTAGTGGCACTGTGTAAAGGTACTGGGTAAGACTATGATTGTTACGGCTGTACAGGACCCTTTATGAGGTTtgattttgcttttaatttgcAGTATTTCCTCTGGGCTCTTTCATCTTTCAGCCACATCCTGACAAATTTCAGTCGTGTGCTCAGTTCAGATGATGTACACATTCGTAAGCAGCTACTAATAAACTTCCTTTGATCAAGAGCATCTTCACATGGACATGCCACATCTAAGTGTTACTCTTATTGGTTGTCTGTGGTGTACAGGCCTGTGTTAGTGTGGCTAGCCAAATACTACATTTAAAAAGATCTTTTTAGTAGAGGCACATTTTTTACTAAAATATTAACAATTCTCAGATTAAATCAGTTAATGACTTGATATATagtttttcttttgctttattattttttttatttgtggattgTCTTTACATTTTGCCCATGCTGTTCTGTAATTTGGTCAGAGGTAAAATCATTGTCTCAGATTTGTGCAGAATCAATAATCTGTAAAAATGCCCTATATCTATAAAAGGAGGatttcacacacaaaacacattggTTTTCATCTTAAACAGGCCTCTGAACAGATGTTGTCTACTATAAATGTGTTGtatcttttttatttaagtAAAACCATTTAATAACAGTCCACTAtcttcttgtttttattaacccatcttatttattcattcattcattatctgtaagcgcttatccaattcagggtctcggtgggtccagagcctacctggaatcattgggcgcaaggcgtgaatacaccagcccttcacagggcaacacagacccacacacacattcacttacacctacggacactttggagtcgccaatccacctaccaccgaccaacgtgtgtttttagactgtgggaggaaaccggagcaccaggaggaaacccaagtggacacggggagaacacaccaactcctcacagacagtcacccggagcgggaatctaatccacaacctccaggcccctgcagctgtgtgactgggacactacctgctgcgccaccgtgccgcccccatttTATTTaagccttatttatttattataacatATATATCAAAGGTACAATAACACAAGTCTCAGTACTTGAAGTGAATGGAGTGACACACGACTGTGTTTGATGATGTGAACTGGAGTCATAGTAGAAGAAACTGAATATGAGTTTGTTTTTAGTTGTGTTCTGTAATCTACACAGCTGTCGTTAATTTTTCTCTTGGACTCCCGTGTCCCTCATTTTTGCAACGTCCACATCACTCCACGCTGTACTCTACAAGATGTTAGCTTTGTAACACTAGAGAGCGCCATTGTGAAATGTACTGACGCGTCCTTATTCACCTaaaccaggggtcggcaacccgcggctctttgatccctcagCTGCGCTCATTTTAAAACATACTTCCGCCGTGTCATTTCCGAGTTTCTTCTGGCAACAGTGTACCTTCTTCAAGCGCAATAAACGTAcgataaatataaaaacaaaatctctTCTATGAGTTATGGGCAGGCTTCCCGTACATCCTTAATAATTAACtcttataatattaatattctattttctctctatatatattaatattgaaatttgcaccaagaaaaaaatatattttaaataatatacttttaaaatacaacaaatataatatttaaaatgtaggtATAAAAAAACTGTGTCTTTGGCTGAAGGTGTGCATTTGTTTTACTTTATCTTTACATTAACTATTTGAATGCTCTGCAAAAACGTGTAACAAAAAATGATGCTCATCCCAAgaagtaaaatattatttatttgtggcagttaagaaaatgaaaattaatatGGAACACATATTAGTAAAGAATAAATTAACTTGTTGTAACAGGACCTGTCATAAAGAGATGTGAATATATTCTTCTACAGTTCAATATTAACACAGTTATGTATTCTGAAGAACATCATAAGCAATGAAGGTATCTCAGGTCTCTGCTCAGGAAACATCACCTACACTTCAGAAAAGTATGGACTGAAGGGACTTCCGCACAGTGGCCATCTCCTGTTGTtgctataaaatatttaaagaacaaAATTAGTGATGCAGCAGCATTTTCAGGACCCTGATCTGTTTGAGAAAAGTAACAGATATTTAGAAATGCACTCACAGTATCCATCATTATCTTTTTCTGTAACAGAGCCATCTCCTTCTTCAGCTCCATTTGGGTGCCTTGGAGGAAAGCCTCATGGCTCTTCTCCATGTCTTCCATGTTCTGTAGGGGAAAAAGTATGCATTTTCTACAGAAAAATTCCTTTCCTTCCCTTTAACTTTCTATTATTGATACTTTGATACTTATGTATGTGTTCTTCGTgccaaacaaataaattagCATTGGGATGAATAATTATCTTAATAACCAGATTTGCATTACAATTACAAAACCAAGGATGACATATCTAAAACTGCCCTTTACCTACGAAGCAAAATATTAACTGGCACAATTTCTTGTCGGTTTGCATCTATCTATTTGTTTAAATGAATATTCATAATATTCTCTCAGTACTCCTTTAGATTTATTAAACTTAAAATTCCAGTTTTCTAACCTTGACAAACTGCTTGTACAGCTCTTTTATCGCTTTTATTTTTTGGCTCTGCACAACTCGAGCCTGCTGGAAGAGCTTCTGTTGCTGCAGAAATAATTTCTGTGGAGATAAAGGGTAAAAATGTAGATACAATTTAAAGAAGTGTTTGATTATTTACAGTACATGTTTCTACACACTATTTACAAATTGTTTCACcctaaaattaataataataataataatataatgattTACTAAGAAACAACAGAGATATGTAGCAATACATTGAACTAGAAAGGTGATATTCAAGTATTTTGCTAATAATCTTATGGACTCCAACTTCATTTCCTTCAACACAAACATTAAGGTTTTCCTCTTGCTCCTCAGACTTTTGAACATCAGTCTCCCACTGCTGCAGCACTGCAAACATCTGCTGAGAATACTCCTGTGTCAGCTTCTGCCtgcaagtgaaaaaaaaaatatatattttccccaACATTCCACTTATTACAATATTAACCCTTTACATTTCCCTCCTAttgatttacacatttaaagtaTGTGAAGCATAGTGATATACTCAACAAAATAACAATTTCTCCACACTGTAGGACTAGCCTTAAACTGAGTGTTTACCGTTGGCCATGTTGGGTTTTCCACAGCTGTTCAATTTTTTGGTTGCTGCCTTTCAGGGAAGTTTTTGTGAATGCCTCCAAACGTTTTCTCTTGGCCAGCATTTCCTTGCTGATGTCAGCTGCAACAGTATACAATCATACAACAGTATAATAATCACTGCATATTAGTTGCTTGCTTATAGTTTGTGACTGAAATTTCCTCACCTCCAAACTTCTCCAACATTGTCTGAACTTCATTGCTAGGAAAAAAACATATCTATGCATCAGAAAAATAACGCCAAAAAGATCCCCTATATGAAAATCAAGACAAATGTCTGACTCACCCTACACCTATACCTACACCTACACCCAGGTCATCTTCCTCAAATGAGCTTGCAGATCTCTTCTTTGCCATTTTGTCAAGAACTGGAGTTTCTAACCAAGCATtcatacaatttaaaaaaatccactgGAATATCGGCCCttaaaaactgacattttataCAACATAACTTCATAAACGTCTTAATGtctacaataaaatataattagacAAAATTGTTCAAACACCTTCTTTAACGTTCTTTTCATCAGTATAGAAGTCAAAAGTCTGCAAGTCTGTGGTATCTTCTGTATCACTAGATTTGGTTTTCTTGTTCTGTTTTCTGCCGGTTGAAGCCATTTTTTCTGAAGGGAAAAAAGCCAACGATAGCAGCTAGATAACATTAACAAATACAGTTGGTTTGCTAACATTATGGTCTTTGATATTCCGTTTCTCTCTTGTAAAGTTATCATTGCATATCAGCGGGTTTCTACATCTTTCCACTAGCTCAGAGTTGATCCGCGTTTTTCCAGAATATTCGTTAAGGTTTAGACCAATATAAATTTGAGTGTATCTTAAGGCTAATACTTTAGAACATCAACAAACGGATATCTTCCGTTTTTGGCTTTCTGTTGTAAATGGTCCTCAGTTGCCAACAGTCCCAAATGTCATTAAAATGTTAGCGACGAAAAATGTCGCTAATAATTGAATAAATTACCACAATCTCTTTCCCCTCAGATTCGTTGTGGAAGCGAATGTAGTTTTCAACCGCCGCTGCCGTTGAGCGCGTCACCGTTTTCTCGCGATGAGAGAGTTTCGTGTGATTTTGCCTCCGTGAATTTACAGCAAAGGTTTTCATAGATGTGTCTCGTGAAATGTATGtatcgccccccccccccattttaaTTTCTAACTTGATTATTCAGTTAAGCTAAATTGTTGCTTTCGCTTTAAAATCAGTTTATGTAAAAGTACCTTTGTTTTGATGACACGTATTTCACTTTATACAAAACCCTTCTCGTTTGAAACTCAACTTGTAACttcagtgtgtgcatgtgtgcaggATTAAACAATGATTTTGTGTTACGTCTTTCTATCACATATGGGTCTTTCACCATTAGTGAAATAAGTAAATCCAGATACATGAAATCATGTTTATTCCCCTACCCCTTT
This region of Hoplias malabaricus isolate fHopMal1 chromosome 17, fHopMal1.hap1, whole genome shotgun sequence genomic DNA includes:
- the LOC136673553 gene encoding synaptonemal complex protein 3-like — its product is MASTGRKQNKKTKSSDTEDTTDLQTFDFYTDEKNVKEETPVLDKMAKKRSASSFEEDDLGVGVGIGVGNEVQTMLEKFGADISKEMLAKRKRLEAFTKTSLKGSNQKIEQLWKTQHGQRQKLTQEYSQQMFAVLQQWETDVQKSEEQEENLNKLFLQQQKLFQQARVVQSQKIKAIKELYKQFVKNMEDMEKSHEAFLQGTQMELKKEMALLQKKIMMDTQQQEMATVRKSLQSILF